AGATTTGCGCGATCCGGATTTGCAGAACGCGTCGATCACGATCGGGGAAGTGCGCGCTTCGCCGGATCTCAAGCATATGACGGCGTTCGTCGCGCCGCTCGGCTCTGGAGACGCCCGCGCGATCGCCGCAGGCCTCAACCGCATCGCCAGCTTCGTGCGCGGACGTCTGGCGCGCGGCATTGATCTCAAGTTCACGCCTGAGCTGCACTTTCAGCCGGACGTTTCGTACGACGAAGTCCGTCACATCGATGAATTGCTGGCGAGCCCCGAGGTCGCGCGTGATCTGAAGCGCGGGGACGGCGAATGAGCCGCCGCAAGAAGGGTGAGGAAATCTCCGGCTGGGTCGTTCTCGACAAGCCCGACAACATGACCTCCACCCAGGCGGTTTCCGCCGTTCGCCGTATCTTCAACGCTCAGAAGGCTGGCCACGCCGGGACACTCGATCCGCTGGCTTCCGGCATTTTGCCGATTGCATTGGGGGAGGCGACCAAGACCGTGCCTTGGCTGATGGAGGCGGAGAAGACCTACCTCTTCACCATCAAATGGGGCGCCTCCACCGATACTCAGGACCGGGAAGGCAAGATCACCGCCGAGAGCGACGTGCGCCCGACGCCAGAGGCGATCCGCGAAGCGCTCAAAGGCTTCCTTGGCGAGATCGAGCAGGTGCCGCCGCAATTCAGCGCGGTGAAGGTCGATGGCGAGCGGGCCTACGATCTCGCCCGCGCCGGCGAAGCGGTGGAACTGGAGCCGCGGCAGGTGGTCGTCTACGAGGCCGAATTGGCCGGGACCGAAGGCGCCGACCTGGCCACGGTTCGGGTCCGCTCTGGAAAGGGCTTTTATATCAGGGCGCTGGTGCGTGATCTCGCCGCCGTATTGGGTGCGGAAGCCCACGTCTGGCGGCTCCGCCGGGCTGCGGTCGGGCCCTTCCACGAGGCCGATTCGGTGTCTCTCGACGCGCTTGTGGATTTAGGTCATAAGGGCGCCGCGTTCGAACGCCTCAGACCCGTTGAGACCGCGCTGGCCGACATCCCGGCGCTGGCCGTCAATGGCGAAGATGCTTTCAAGCTCAGACAAGGACGGCCTGTCGTTCTCCTTCCGCATGTGATGGAGGCGCTCAAGCCGAAATTCCGCGATCGCACCATTGCCGGACAGGACGCGTCCCGTGCGGCTTTGGCCCTTTTCGAGGGGCGTGCGGTGGCGCTGGGCGACGTGCGGGCCGGCCAGTTCAAGCCAACCCGCGTCTTTCAACTCAAGGACCTATAGAGGAGTCCGATGTCGATTTCAGCAGAGCGCAAATCCGCGCTCATTAAAGACAATGCGCAAGGTTCAAAGGACACCGGCTCGCCGGAAGTCCAGGTGGCTATCCTGTCCGAGCGCATCACCAATCTGACCGAGCACTTCAAGGCTCATAAGAAAGACAACCACTCGCGCCAAGGCCTTCTCAAGATGGTCTCGCAGCGTCGTCGGTTGCTCGACTATCTGAAGAACAACGACACGAAGCGTTACACCGCTTTGATCGAAAAACTGGGTCTGCGCCGCTAAGCGCGACCTGCTCCCCCTCCTCTTGAGAGGAGGGGGCGGGGGGTGGGGCGAGGCCCCACCGTTGCCAGCTTACGCAACAGCCGAAATTCCGAAGCGTGGAGTTTCACCCCACCCCCTAACCCCCTCCTCTCAAGAGGAGGGGGAATTCGGCGCAGCAGAATCCGCTGTTGCGCATGCCGCTACGGCCGCCGGAGCATCGGCTCATCGGCCTGGAGTAAGATGTATGTTCGATACCAAATCCGTTTCTCTTGATTGGGCCGGGCGCAAGCTCACGCTCGAAACCGGCCGCGTGGCCCGCCAGGCCGACGGCGCCGTGTTCGCCACCTGGGGCGAGACCGCGCTGCTCGCGACGGTCGTCTACGCGAAGGAAGCAAAGCCAGGTCAAGACTTCTTCCCGCTGACCGTGAACTATCAAGAGAAGTATTTCGCCTCCGGCCGCATTCCCGGAGGCTTTTTCAAGCGCGAAGGCCGCCCGACTGAACGGGAAACGTTGCTGTCGCGCCTGATCGATCGCCCGATCCGCCCGCTGTTTGTCGATGGCTTCAAGAACGAAGTTCAAGTCATCATCACGGTTTTGAGCTGGGACAACGAGAACGAGTCCGACCTGCTCGCCATGGTTGCTGCTTCAGCAGCGCTGACGATTTCCGGGGTGCCGTTCATGGGCCCGATCGCCGCGAGCCGCGTGGGCTGGATCGACGGCAAGCCGCACTTGAACCCGACGATCGAGCAAATGAAGACGAGCGACCTCGATCTGGTCGTCGCCGGCACCGCCAACGCGATCATGATGGTCGAGTCGGAAGTGAAGGAACTCACCGAAGCGCAAATGCTTGAAGCGCTCTCGCTCGCGCACAAGGGCATGCAGCCGGTGATCGACGCGATCATCGATCTCGCCGAGAAGGCCGGCAAGGAGCCGTTCGACTTCGCGCCCGCCGATCACTCGGCGCTGCAAGCCAAGATCACGGGCCTCGTCGGCGCCGATCTCGCCACCGCCTACAAGGTGACGAAGAAGGACGAGCGTTACGCTGCCGTTGGCGCGCTGCGCGACAAGGCAAAGGCCGCGCTGGTGAAGAGCGACGCGAACCCGGACGGCGCCGACGCCAACGTGTTCAAGGAAGTGTTCAAGGCGGTCGAAAGCGAAGTCGTCCGCTCGCGCATCGTCAAGGAAAAGGGCCGCATCGACGGCCGCCCGGTCGATAAGGTGCGCCCGATCGAAAGCATGGTCGGCTTCTTGCCGCGCACGCATGGTTCGGCGTTGTTCACGCGTGGTGAAACGCAATCGATCGTCGTCGCCACCCTCGGCACCGGCGAAGATGAGCAATTCATCGACGCGCTCGGCGGCACCTACAAGGAGCGCTTCATGCTCCACTACAATTTCCCTCCCTACAGCGTCGGTGAAACTGGCCGTATGGGCGGCGCTGGCCGCCGGGAAATCGGCCACGGCAAATTGGCGTGGCGGGCGATGAAGGCAGTGCTCCCGACAGCCGAGCAATTCCCGTACACGGTGCGTCTCGTTTCCGAGATCACCGAGTCCAATGGCTCGTCGTCAATGGCTACGGTTTGCGGTTCGTCGCTGGCGCTAATGGATGCGGGCGTGCCGATTTCGGCGCCAGTCGCCGGCGTCGCGATGGGCCTCATCCTCGAAGATTACGGCTTTGAAGTTCTGACCGACATCCTCGGCGACGAAGACCATCTCGGCGACATGGATTTCAAGGTCGCCGGCACGCAGAAGGGCATCACCTCGCTGCAAATGGATATCAAGGTCGCCGGCATCACCGAGGAGATCATGAAGGTCGCCCTCGAGCGTGCCCACGGCGCCCGCCTTCACATTCTCGGCGAAATGGCGAAGGCCATGGACGCGCCGCGTGGTGAAGTTGGCAAGAACGCCCCGCGCATCGAGCAGATCAAAATCCCGACCGATAAGATCCGCGACGTGATCGGCACCGGCGGCAAGGTGATCCGCGAGATCGTGGAAAAGACCGGCGCGAAGGTGAACGTCGAAGACGACGGCACGGTGAAAGTGGCCTCCGCCAACGCCGAGTCGATCGAAGCGGCGATCAAGTGGATCAAGTCGCTGACCAGCGAACCGGAAGTCGGCCAGATCTACGAAGGCAAGGTCGTGAAGGTGATGGAGTTTGGCGCCTTCGTGAACTTCTTCGGCGCCAAGGACGGCCTCGTCCACGTCAGCCAGCTCGCGCGCCAGCGCGTCGAAAAGCCGGGTGATGTGGTCAAGGAAGGCGACACCGTGAAGGTGAAGCTCCTGGGCTTCGACGATCGCGGCAAGACGCGCCTTTCGATGAAGGTTGTCGATCAAGCCACCGGCGCTGACCTGACCGCGGAACTCGGCGAAGAGGCCGAAGATCACGGCCCGCGCGGCGACCGTCCGCCGCGTGGCGATCGTGGCGACCGCGGCCCGCGCCGCGACCGCGGTGATCGTCCGCGTCGCGAAAGCTCGGGCGACTAAGCCTCAAACGCATGCGCAAACGGAAAGCCCGTCCCGAAAGAGGCGGGCTTTCTTGTGCGTATGATCGCGGCAGTCACGCCGCTTTAGCGAACCAGAGCCGGCTCCACGTCACGCCAGCCACATAGGGCGAGTGAAAATCCTCGGAACTCACCGCGTGCAGCCCAAAGCTCGCCGCCAGAGCAATGGTTTCATCGGCGCCCACCTCGAACATGCGCCGCCCCTCGGGCACGGGCCCGTGCCGCAAGCTCATCATCAATGATCCGCCACGGCGCACTAAAGCCGCGACCCCAGGCATCATCCGCGCCCGCTCGGTGGCATCGAAATGCATCCACACCGCCGACATCCAAACCAGATCGAACGCGCGGCCGCAAACAGAGTCCAAGCCCGGTAGGCCATCGTCGATCCATTCTATGCTTGGATCGGGATGCAGCAGCATCGCACCTTCGCGCAGCTCTCGCGTTGGCTCGATCGCTGTCACCCGATCACCGCGCGCCGCGAACCAGGCCGCGTCGCGGCCGGTCCCAGCGCCGATGTCGAGAACGTCGAGCGGCGCCGACGGAATGAGATGCGCGACGCGAAAATGCGCGCCGTCGAAACCGATTTGCTCATACCGCTTCAGCAGGACAGGCGCTTCGGCGGCGTAGCCTTGCGCGCTGGCCAGCGGCGGCTTGCCCAGCCGATCAGACGCCAATGTTCATTTCCTCGAGACCGCGCGGGTTGGCGTGCAGTCCGCCTTGGGAGGCAACGAATATAGCGACCTCAAGCAGAATTGTCTCGCCGGCAGCCGGCCCACTTTTCGCCGCTTGCCACGTTATGCTGCCGCCATGTCTGATCTCGTCATCATTGCGCGCTTTTCCTCACGCGCCGAAGCTATTGTCGCGCAATCCATGTTGCGAGCTGCGGGAATCGATACGCTCATGCCGGACTTCAACGTGCTGATGGCGGAATTCGACCCGTCCATGATGGAGCACGGTTGGCGGCTTATGGCGCACGCCGATCATGCCGAAGAAGCATGTGCGATCCTAGCGGATGCAGAAGCACCGAGGCGCGACAGCTAGTCTCGCGTTCTTGCCGGCCAAGCCACGAGAAGGCCAAGTAGGGCGGGCGCGGTTATCAGCGCAAGGTCAAAGCCTAGCCGATTGGCATGCCCTTGAGCCATATCCGCGCCGTGCATCAGTGCGTGCAATAGCGGAAAGGCCGCGCCCGCCGCTGCAGCTCCCCATTGGCTTGGCTTCAACGCAAACAGCAGAAAGCCGAACGCACTCGCCAGAAACGCCCAGCCGACATCGGCGATGAAATGCGCGCCCGGCAATGGCCCCTCGATCGCGCGCCCCACCACGAATGAAAGCCAGCCGCGCGGATCGAGCAGCATGAACACCGCATTGGCGCCGTGAAACAGCGCTAGCGCAATCGCACCCAATCGTCGCAAACCCGCCTCCGTCGCGGAGAGGCTACCGGCGCGCACTCAATTTCAAAAGGTCCAGTTGGCGCGCTGAGGCGGCGCCACTTGGGGCTTAAGGCTCAACCCCGTCCGGCACGCCCACGACGTGGAAGCCGCCGTCGACGTGAATGCATTCGCCGGCGACGCTCTTGCCCAGATCGCTCAGCAACCACAGTGCGCACCCGGCGACGCCTTCCATGCTGGTGTCTTCCTTCAGCAGGCTCCAGTCCCGCGCCGTCGTCATCAGCTGCTTGCCGCCGGAAATACCAGCCATGGCGAGCGTGCGCATGGGCCCCGGCGAAACCGCATTCACGCGAATGCCCTTCGGCCCAAGGTCGCGCGCCGCGTAGCGGGTGGATGCTTCAAGCGCGGCTTTGGCCACGCCCATCATGTTGTAGTTCGGCACGACCCGCTCGCTGCCTTGATAGGTCAGCGTGATGATCGAGCCGCCGTTCGGCATGATCGCGCTCGCGCGCTTGCAGCAATCGACAAACGAGAAGGCGGAGATGTCCATCGCCTGCTTGAACATCTCACGTGTCGTGTTGTCCACGAACGAGCCCTTGAGCGCGCTTTTGTCGGCGAAGGCGATCGCGTGGACCAGAAAGTCGATCGTGCCCCACTGCGCTTTCAATTCGGCAAAAGCCTTATCCATCGACGTATCGTCGCTGACATCAGCTTGGATCATCAGCTTCACGCCGATGGATTCGGCCAGCGGACGTACGCGCTTTTCCAGCGCTTCGCCTTGAAACGTGAATGCGAGCTCCGCGCCTTGCAGCGCAAGTTGCTTGGCGATGCCCCAGGCGATGGAGTGGTCGTTGGCGACGCCCATCACAACGCCGCGTTTGCGGGCCATCAGATTGCCTTTCGGCAGCGCCCATTCGTCGGCCATGCGAGCCTCCTGCTGATGCTAAAATAGCTGTCAGCACTTGGCAGATCGGGTGCGATTGGGTCAAGCGCGCACGCCGCATTTCGCCTTATTTGCCGGCGCTAAAGTGGCCTCACGGTCGTGTGACGGAACCCTCATATCCGCGAAACGTTTCCTCCTCAGCTGGATAAACAGCGCGCGTGAGCGCGCGCCCGAAGGAGGACGCTATGATCGATTATAGAGACGTGGATGAGCGTGATACCGAGGTTCAGCGCGACGAAAATGGCATGATCATTTTGTCGAGCGAGCGTCGGGTAGAACCGCCGCCGAAGAGCGGTGGACTTGCCGGCGTGATTTTCGCGGCGGCGTTGGTCGCGACGGGTGTTGGCGGATATTTCTGGATGCAGAATGCGCCGCAAGAACCTGAGATCGCCGCCATCGAAGAGCCGATGCCCGTACAGCGGCAGCAACTCGCGCTGAACGATGCGCAGCCTGCAGCGGAAGCGCCTATCCCACCTGCGGCGACGGCGGCTCCGGCTCAACGTCAAGCCGCGCCACGCGCAAGCGCTTCGCCGCCATCGCAGCAGCGTATGCCGGAGCCAGTCCCTGACACCGTTCCGCCGATTGCGCCGCAGACCGATCCAATGGCGCCGCCGCCGGCGCTTGATCTCAACACGCCGCCGACCGGCGAATAACAAACACTCCAAACGCCGCCTGCGAAAGTAGGCGGCGTTTCACTGTGCGCGGAAGGAACCGCGCCGCGCGGCGTGGCGTTGCTCGCAGCGAAGGGGCTCTAGGAGAAGAACTATGGCCGAACATCGCGAAACCCACATCTCGCGCGACGAAGATGGTCGCGTCATCGATCGCGAAGTTATCGTGGAACGCAAGCGAAAGGGCGGCGGCTTCGGTTGGGGCATGCTCTTTAGCTTGGTGCTCATCATCGTCGTGATCGTCGCCTTCGCTTACAATCAAGGGTCGTTCCAACAGGCCGGCGTCGAAGCCGACCAGGCGACAGCTCAGCTAGAGCAACAGGCCTCAACCGCAGCCGAGAATACCGGTAATGCGCTTGAGCAAGCGGGCGACAACGCCCAGCAGGCCGCCAACAACATCAGCGACGAAACGTCGAACTAACCCCTCGTCGAGGCGTGGCTGACAGAACGCCGGCTTTCTCCAGGGAGCCGGCGTTCGCATGTCAGCCGTTTCGGACAGCGCTCAGGCAGCGATCTTGGTGAAAGCGAGTGTCGCGTTCGTGCCGCCGAAGCCGAACGAATTGCTCAGCACGCAGCTCAGTTCGCGATCCTCGCGCTTGCGCAAGATCGGCAGGTCCGCGAAGGCCGGGTCAAGCTCTTCGATGTGCGCGCTCTCACACGCAAACCCGTTTTGCATCATCAGCAGCGAGTAGATGGATTCTTGCACGCCCGCCGCGCCAAGCGAATGCCCAGTCAACGACTTGGTGCTGGAGATCAACGGCGGTTTCGGCCCGAATACGGCGCGCACGGCTTCCATTTCCTTTACATCACCAACCGGCGTCGATGTGCCGTGCGTGTTGAGGTAGTCGACCGGGCGATCGAGATATTTCATCGCCATTTGCATGCAGCGCGCTGCGCCTTCGCCTGAAGGCGCCACCATGTCGTAGCCGTCGCTCGTGGCGCCGTAGCCGGAAAGCTCAGCGTAAATCTTGGCGCCGCGTTTCTTGGCGCGCTGATATTCCTCAAGCACGAGGACGCCCGCGCCCCCGGCGATCACGAACCCATCGCGGTTGAGATCGTACGCGCGCGACGCCGTCGCAGGCGTCTCGTTGTACTTCGAGCTCATCGCGCCCATGGCGTCGAACAGGACAGAAAGCGTCCAATCCAATTCCTCGCTGCCGCCGGCGAACATGATGTCCTGGCGCCCGTCGCGGATCATTTCGAACGAATTGCCGATGCAATGCGCACTGGTCGCGCACGCGGAGCTAATCGAATAATTGACGCCCTTGATCTCGAACGGCGTGGCCAACGTGGCGCTTGCGGTTGAGCTCATCGCTTTCGGCACCGCGAACGGGCCTACGCGCTTTGCGCCCTTCTCGCGCGCGGTATCGGCCGCGGCGACGATCGCGCGCGCCGAGGGGCCCCCAGAGCCCATGATGATGCCGGTGCGCTCGTGCGAAACCTCTTCGGGCTTCAACCCGCTGTCGACGATGGCTTGCTCCATGGCGACAAAGTTCCAGCCGGAGCCTTCGCCCATGAAACGCATGTTGCGTTTGTCGACCACATCTTCAGGCCGCAGCTGCGGTTCGCCATGGACCTGCGAGCGGAAACCCTTCTCACCGTATTCCGGGGCTGCGCGGATACCGCTTTTGGCTTCGCGTAAGCTGGCGAGCACTTCTTGTGCGTTGTTGCCGATCGAGGAGACGATCCCCATTCCGGTGACGACGACGCGGCGCATGGGCGCTCCTTGTTGCTTATTTCATTCCCGCGGCGAGCTGTTCAGCGCTGAACAGGCCGACCTTGAGATCCTTGGCGCTATAGATAGGAACGCCATCGGCTTTCACGACGCCGTCGCCGATGCCCATGTGCAGCGAGCGCTGGATCACGCGCTTCATGTCGATCTCGTAGGTCACGAGCTTGGTCTTTGGCGTGATCTGGCCGCGGAACTGAACTTCGCCCACGCCAAGCGCGCGCCCGCGCCCCGGCGAGCCCGCCCAGCACATGAAGAAGCCCACCAGCTGCCACATCGCGTCGAGCCCGAGGCAACCCGGCATGACCGGATCGCCTTTGAAGTGGCATTCAAAGAACCAACGCTCAGGATTGATATCGTACTCGGCGATCAC
This window of the alpha proteobacterium U9-1i genome carries:
- a CDS encoding ribosome-binding factor A; this translates as MKRRGHRDGGQAGPSQRQLRAAELVRHALVEILSREDLRDPDLQNASITIGEVRASPDLKHMTAFVAPLGSGDARAIAAGLNRIASFVRGRLARGIDLKFTPELHFQPDVSYDEVRHIDELLASPEVARDLKRGDGE
- a CDS encoding tRNA pseudouridine synthase B — encoded protein: MSRRKKGEEISGWVVLDKPDNMTSTQAVSAVRRIFNAQKAGHAGTLDPLASGILPIALGEATKTVPWLMEAEKTYLFTIKWGASTDTQDREGKITAESDVRPTPEAIREALKGFLGEIEQVPPQFSAVKVDGERAYDLARAGEAVELEPRQVVVYEAELAGTEGADLATVRVRSGKGFYIRALVRDLAAVLGAEAHVWRLRRAAVGPFHEADSVSLDALVDLGHKGAAFERLRPVETALADIPALAVNGEDAFKLRQGRPVVLLPHVMEALKPKFRDRTIAGQDASRAALALFEGRAVALGDVRAGQFKPTRVFQLKDL
- a CDS encoding SSU ribosomal protein S15p; its protein translation is MSISAERKSALIKDNAQGSKDTGSPEVQVAILSERITNLTEHFKAHKKDNHSRQGLLKMVSQRRRLLDYLKNNDTKRYTALIEKLGLRR
- a CDS encoding polyribonucleotide nucleotidyltransferase, which encodes MFDTKSVSLDWAGRKLTLETGRVARQADGAVFATWGETALLATVVYAKEAKPGQDFFPLTVNYQEKYFASGRIPGGFFKREGRPTERETLLSRLIDRPIRPLFVDGFKNEVQVIITVLSWDNENESDLLAMVAASAALTISGVPFMGPIAASRVGWIDGKPHLNPTIEQMKTSDLDLVVAGTANAIMMVESEVKELTEAQMLEALSLAHKGMQPVIDAIIDLAEKAGKEPFDFAPADHSALQAKITGLVGADLATAYKVTKKDERYAAVGALRDKAKAALVKSDANPDGADANVFKEVFKAVESEVVRSRIVKEKGRIDGRPVDKVRPIESMVGFLPRTHGSALFTRGETQSIVVATLGTGEDEQFIDALGGTYKERFMLHYNFPPYSVGETGRMGGAGRREIGHGKLAWRAMKAVLPTAEQFPYTVRLVSEITESNGSSSMATVCGSSLALMDAGVPISAPVAGVAMGLILEDYGFEVLTDILGDEDHLGDMDFKVAGTQKGITSLQMDIKVAGITEEIMKVALERAHGARLHILGEMAKAMDAPRGEVGKNAPRIEQIKIPTDKIRDVIGTGGKVIREIVEKTGAKVNVEDDGTVKVASANAESIEAAIKWIKSLTSEPEVGQIYEGKVVKVMEFGAFVNFFGAKDGLVHVSQLARQRVEKPGDVVKEGDTVKVKLLGFDDRGKTRLSMKVVDQATGADLTAELGEEAEDHGPRGDRPPRGDRGDRGPRRDRGDRPRRESSGD
- a CDS encoding NADH-dependent enoyl-acyl-carrier-protein, producing the protein MADEWALPKGNLMARKRGVVMGVANDHSIAWGIAKQLALQGAELAFTFQGEALEKRVRPLAESIGVKLMIQADVSDDTSMDKAFAELKAQWGTIDFLVHAIAFADKSALKGSFVDNTTREMFKQAMDISAFSFVDCCKRASAIMPNGGSIITLTYQGSERVVPNYNMMGVAKAALEASTRYAARDLGPKGIRVNAVSPGPMRTLAMAGISGGKQLMTTARDWSLLKEDTSMEGVAGCALWLLSDLGKSVAGECIHVDGGFHVVGVPDGVEP
- a CDS encoding 3-oxoacyl-[acyl-carrier-protein] synthase, KASI: MRRVVVTGMGIVSSIGNNAQEVLASLREAKSGIRAAPEYGEKGFRSQVHGEPQLRPEDVVDKRNMRFMGEGSGWNFVAMEQAIVDSGLKPEEVSHERTGIIMGSGGPSARAIVAAADTAREKGAKRVGPFAVPKAMSSTASATLATPFEIKGVNYSISSACATSAHCIGNSFEMIRDGRQDIMFAGGSEELDWTLSVLFDAMGAMSSKYNETPATASRAYDLNRDGFVIAGGAGVLVLEEYQRAKKRGAKIYAELSGYGATSDGYDMVAPSGEGAARCMQMAMKYLDRPVDYLNTHGTSTPVGDVKEMEAVRAVFGPKPPLISSTKSLTGHSLGAAGVQESIYSLLMMQNGFACESAHIEELDPAFADLPILRKREDRELSCVLSNSFGFGGTNATLAFTKIAA
- a CDS encoding 3-hydroxyacyl-[acyl-carrier-protein] dehydratase, with amino-acid sequence MSYEQLIASGEGAMFGPGNAQLPLPPMLMFDRIPSITKDGGPHGKGQVIAEYDINPERWFFECHFKGDPVMPGCLGLDAMWQLVGFFMCWAGSPGRGRALGVGEVQFRGQITPKTKLVTYEIDMKRVIQRSLHMGIGDGVVKADGVPIYSAKDLKVGLFSAEQLAAGMK